A single region of the Zootoca vivipara chromosome 2, rZooViv1.1, whole genome shotgun sequence genome encodes:
- the LOC118078986 gene encoding LOW QUALITY PROTEIN: 25-hydroxyvitamin D-1 alpha hydroxylase, mitochondrial (The sequence of the model RefSeq protein was modified relative to this genomic sequence to represent the inferred CDS: inserted 1 base in 1 codon), whose amino-acid sequence MLLQQNFATRTQLSKYFXLWRAKMPQTLKLAGRASLLARCFPEIWADPVLKAPVRVIKSHKTLDEMPGPSALSFFSDLFCKKGLSRLHELQIEGKAKYGPMWKASFGPILTVHVADPSLIEQVLRQEGKHPIRSAISSWKDYRECRGHAYGLLTAEGEEWQRTRSLLGKHMLKPKEVESYTGTLNDVVSDLIRRLEHQRSFHDQHVVKNVADEFYKFGLEGISSVLFESRIGCLEPKVPQETENFISSINTMFIMTLLTMAMPKVLHRVFPKPWQKFCESWDYMFEFAKGHIDKRMAEVSEKISRGEKVEGKYLTYYLAQEKLSMKSIYGNVTELLLAGVDTISSTLSWSLYELSRHPEVQTALHKEIAAVMKGNAIPMAADVAQMPLLKAVVKEALRLYPVIPGNARVISDRDIQVGDYLIPKKTLITLCHYATSRDGKYFSNPNSFQPERWLRKDDAHHPYASIPFGFGKRSCIGRRIAELEVYLALSRILMHFEVKPEQEGHIVRPMTRTLLVPEKEINLQFLSR is encoded by the exons ATGCTTCTCCAACAGAACTTCGCCACCCGCACCCAACTCTCCAAGTATT GGCTTTGGAGAGCAAAGATGCCTCAGACGCTCAAACTGGCCGGCAGAGCATCCTTGCTCGCGAGATGCTTTCCTGAGATTTGGGCTGATCCTGTCCTCAAAGCTCCGGTCAGGGTGATCAAAAGCCACAAGACCCTGGACGAGATGCCAGGACCCAGCGCTCTGAGTTTCTTCAGCGACCTCTTCTGCAAAAAGGGGCTGTCGCGGCTGCACGAACTCCAG ATTGAAGGCAAAGCCAAGTACGGCCCAATGTGGAAGGCCAGCTTTGGACCCATCCTGACGGTCCACGTTGCAGATCCCAGCCTGATTGAGCAGGTGTTACGGCAAGAGGGCAAACACCCCATTCGCTCCGCCATCTCCTCCTGGAAAGATTATCGGGAGTGTCGAGGCCATGCCTATGGGCTCCTTACTGC GGAAGGCGAGGAGTGGCAGAGAACCCGCAGCCTCCTTGGAAAGCATATGCTGAAGCCCAAAGAAGTGGAGTCCTACACTGGCACTCTGAACGATGTGGTCAGCGATCTGATCCGACGGCTGGAGCACCAGCGCAGTTTCCACGATCAGCATGTGGTCAAGAATGTGGCTGACGAATTTTACAAGTTTGGATTGGAAG GCATCTCTTCCGTCCTCTTTGAGTCCCGCATTGGCTGCCTGGAGCCCAAAGTCCCCCAAGAAACGGAGAACTTCATTAGCTCCATCAACACCATGTTCATCATGACTCTGCTCACGATGGCAATGCCCAAAGTCTTACATCGCGTCTTTCCAAAGCCATGGCAGAAGTTCTGTGAATCCTGGGACTATATGTTCGAATTTG CCAAAGGACACATTGACAAGCGGATGGCTGAAGTTTCAGAGAAAATCTCACGGGGGGAGAAGGTGGAAGGAAAATACCTGACTTACTACCTGGCACAGGAGAAGCTGTCCATGAAATCCATCTATGGAAACGTGACTGAGCTTCTGCTAGCTGGCGTGGACACG ATCTCGAGCACTTTGTCCTGGAGCCTATATGAGTTGTCCCGTCACCCGGAGGTGCAAACAGCCCTCCACAAAGAAATTGCAGCAGTGATGAAGGGCAACGCCATCCCAATGGCAGCTGATGTAGCCCAGATGCCCTTGCTGAAGGCGGTGGTGAAGGAGGCGCTGAG GTTGTACCCTGTGATTCCTGGCAATGCACGAGTCATCTCAGACAGGGACATCCAAGTGGGAGATTATCTGATCCCCAAAAAG ACCTTGATCACCCTCTGCCATTATGCCACATCACGTGACGGGAAGTACTTCTCCAATCCCAACTCATTCCAGCCAGAGCGATGGCTGCGGAAGGACGATGCTCATCACCCGTATGCTTCTATCCCCTTCGGCTTCGGCAAGCGCAGTTGCATTGGACGACgcattgcagagctggaagtgtATCTCGCCCTGTCTAGG ATCCTGATGCATTTTGAAGTGAAGCCAGAACAAGAAGGCCACATCGTGAGACCCATGACACGCACTCTGCTGGTACCAGAGAAGGAAATCAATCTGCAGTTTCTGAGCCGCTAA